One Acyrthosiphon pisum isolate AL4f unplaced genomic scaffold, pea_aphid_22Mar2018_4r6ur Scaffold_21109;HRSCAF=23054, whole genome shotgun sequence DNA window includes the following coding sequences:
- the LOC107882198 gene encoding uncharacterized protein LOC107882198 has product MYIETTAANYNIAWNSVEARYNNKKVLVQSHTKELFDIPAINEEAVQLRKLIDQLNGHMSALETLGEKPKEWGSILLHLIATKLDSSTLKAWETVSPKNEIPKVQVLLEFLEKRFKIMEAVETSSNINIQTKFGWIVAGPVDNNKSNLKETQNISLFWKVENVDKNTNYTLEEKTCYDQFIKTVRRDESGRFVVQLPFREEISNKLGNSYQSAFRRFLSTEKRLALNTKLGKDYQQFIDEYLYLGHMELLCSAGEGSVNEPGYFLPHHAVINENSSTTRLPVVFDGSSKTDTGISLNNVLLKGPTIQDDLVNILARFRTHKYAISADISKMYRQIWVTPEHRKYQKIFWRKNKEQPMQIFQLNTVTYGTVSASFLATACLYKLAEDEYSNFPEACTAIKNDFYMDDYLGGANTKEMAVQLRNDLRTVLQSELEDNMAKILGVLWHPSKDIFKYKVQDTNTDKSTTKRSILAQIASLFDPLGLVGPIVIKAKILMQEMWRLKTDWDKPDNCNIEVHGFADASLAAYGACIYIRTTDNSGVCTSHLLCAKSKVSPLKVISLPRLELCAALILVRLYNKVIPKLGIKIQRRYFWSDSSIVIAWITSPSTRWQTFVAHRVDEIHDLSSVNEWHHVGTKDNPADIISRGCSTKEIINSSIWWHGPSWLTNDNKSWPKTVCELRYTEIPEEKSTQKTAAFVAQPVVKEHILNGIIRVGGRIKNARHVNIAQRYPILIPKYSTIAKLILRNEHELLLHAGPQAMLANSRLKYWIIGGRNIARHVFHQCVKCFRLRPTIVEPIMADLPTERLEPNRPFKKCGVDYAGPISIKTSLRRNAAVLKGYICVFVCFSTRAVHIELVADLTTEAFLNALKRFIGRRGVCSDIFSDNATNFVGANNRLLELKKMFHSEEHLTKMYDALSTEGIRWHFIPPRSPHFGGLWEASIKSIKNHLYRVLGTTNLTYDELNTILIRIEAVLNSIPLTPCSSDPTDTTPLTPAHFLIGEPTCSLPEPDLTGVPDNRLKRWQRVTQLTQTLWQRWNKEYLSQLQTRRKWLDNKGPKLKVGTVVLVKENDTLPMSWSMGRVVRVQAGDDGVIRVATILVKGKEVSRAVRKLCPLPFEGNSP; this is encoded by the exons atgtatatagaaacAACGGCCGCAAATTATAACATAGCGTGGAATAGCGTGGAAgctcgatataataataaaaaagtattagtGCAATCGCACACAAAAGAGTTGTTCGATATACCGGCGATAAATGAAGAAGCTGTgcaattaagaaaattaatagaTCAGTTAAACGGTCATATGAGTGCATTAGAAACATTAGGTGAGAAGCCTAAGGAGTGGGGCTCAATATTATTACACCTTATAGCAACTAAATTGGATTCTAGTACACTTAAAGCGTGGGAAACGGTATCTCCTAAAAATGAAATACCCAAAGTACAAGTGTTACTTGAATTTTTAGAAAAGAGATTCAAAATAATGGAAGCAGTGGAGACCTCTTCGAATATAAATATTC AAACAAAGTTTGGTTGGATTGTGGCAGGCccagttgataataataaatcaaatttaaaagagACACAAAATATTTCTTTGTTTTGGAAAGTAGAAAACGtagataaaaatactaattacacTTTGGAAGAAAAAACTTGTTAcgatcaatttattaaaacagtGCGACGCGACGAATCGGGCAGATTCGTAGTACAATTGCCGTTCCGCGaagaaattagtaataaattaggtaattcTTATCAAAGCGCGTTCCGGCGATTTCTGTCGACCGAAAAACGATTAGCACTAAATACAAAATTAGGTAAAGATTATCAGCAATTTATTGATGAATATCTATATCTCGGTCATATGGAACTGCTGTGCAGTGCGGGGGAAGGGTCGGTCAATGAACCCGGCTATTTTCTACCGCATCACGCCGTAATAAACGAAAATAGTAGTACCACTCGTCTGCCCGTAGTATTCGACGGATCTAGTAAAACTGATACAGGCATTAGCTTAAATAATGTACTATTAAAGGGGCCTACAATACAAGACGATTTAGTCAATATTTTGGCTAGGTTTCGTACACACAAATATGCGATATCCGCGGACATATCAAAAATGTACCGTCAAATTTGGGTTACACCGGAACATcgcaaatatcaaaaaatattttggcgtAAAAATAAAGAACAACCTATGCAAATATTTCAGTTAAATACGGTCACTTATGGCACTGTCTCGGCATCGTTCTTAGCTACCGCGTGCTTGTATAAATTAGCCGAAGATGAGTATAGTAATTTTCCAGAAGCGTGTACtgctataaaaaatgatttttatatggACGATTATCTAGGTGGAGCAAATACGAAAGAGATGGCCGTACAATTGCGTAATGACTTGCGAACAGTGCTACAATCAG AATTAGAGGACAATATGGCGAAAATTCTCGGGGTCCTGTGGCATCCTAGTAAggacatatttaaatataaagtgCAGGACACAAATACAGATAAATCAACAACCAAAAGAAGCATATTGGCGCAAATAGCCTCATTATTCGACCCACTAGGTTTAGTGGGGCCGATAGTAATAAAGGCAAAAATTTTAATGCAAGAAATGTGGAGGTTAAAAACTGATTGGGATAAACCCG ATAATTGTAATATAGAGGTTCATGGGTTCGCTGACGCCAGTTTAGCCGCCTATGGCGCGTGTATATACATACGCACGACAGATAATAGTGGCGTTTGCACGTCGCATTTATTGTGTGCAAAATCTAAAGTTTCGCCTTTAAAAGTTATATCGCTCCCGCGATTGGAACTATGCGCAGCCTTAATTTTAGTAAGGCTGTACAACAAAGTAATACcgaaattaggtataaaaatacaacGTCGTTATTTTTGGTCGGATTCTTCAATCGTCATAGCTTGGATAACTTCACCCTCTACACGTTGGCAAACATTTGTTGCGCATAGAGTGGATGAAATTCACGACCTTAGTTCAGTAAATGAATGGCACCATGTTGGAACAAAGGACAATCCTGCGGATATTATTTCGCGAGGATGCAGTACAAAAGAAATCATAAATAGCTCGATATGGTGGCACGGACCAAGCTGGTTAACCAACGATAATAAAAGTTGGCCAAAGACTGTTTGCGAGTTAAGATATACCGAAATACCGGAAGAGAAGAGTACACAGAAAACTGCTGCATTTGTAGCACAACCGGTAGTAAAGGAACACATATTAA ACGGAATTATACGAGTTGGCGGTCGCATAAAAAATGCCAGGCATGTGAACATAGCACAGCGATACCctattttaatacctaagtaTAGTACAATTGCTAAATTAATATTGCGCAACGAACACGAATTACTTCTACACGCGGGCCCACAAGCGATGTTGGCGAACAGTCGATTAAAGTATTGGATAATTGGAGGCCGAAATATCGCTCGGCATGTATTTCACCAATGTGTAAAATGTTTTAGACTTCGACCAACAATAGTTGAACCTATAATGGCAGATTTACCAACCGAACGATTGGAGCCAAATCGACCGTTTAAAAAGTGTGGTGTCGACTACGCCGGTCctatttctataaaaacaaGTTTAAGAAGAAATGCGGCTGTGCTAAAAggatatatatgtgtatttgtATGCTTTAGTACTCGGGCTGTCCATATCGAGTTAGTTGCTGATTTGACTACTGAAGCctttttaaatgctttaaaacgGTTTATCGGACGCCGCGGTGTATGTTCCGATATATTTAGCGACAATGCTACCAATTTTGTAGGGGCTAACAATAGGTTACtggaactaaaaaaaatgtttcattcgGAAGAGCATTTAACCAAAATGTACGATGCTTTATCAACGGAGGGTATAAGGTGGCATTTCATACCCCCCCGATCACCTCATTTTGGCGGGTTGTGGGAAGCTTctattaaatctattaaaaatcatttataccGAGTTTTAGGTACGACCAATCTAACTTATGACGAATTGAATACTATCCTAATTAGAATAGAGGCAGTCCTTAATTCTATACCTTTAACTCCCTGTTCCTCTGATCCTACTGATACTACACCATTAACGCCTGCTCACTTTTTAATTGGTGAGCCAACATGTTCTTTACCCGAACCAGATTTAACTGGTGTACCGGACAATCGCTTAAAACGTTGGCAGCGAGTAACTCAGTTAACTCAAACACTATGGCAACGCTGGAATAAAGAGTATTTGTCGCAGCTCCAAACCAGGCGAAAGTGGCTGGACAACAAGGGTCCTAAGTTAAAAGTTGGTACTGTAGTGTTGGTGAAAGAAAACGATACCCTCCCGATGTCTTGGTCCATGGGTCGAGTTGTTCGTGTCCAGGCTGGTGACGACGGTGTCATTCGGGTAGCTACTATATTAGTAAAAGGTAAAGAAGTATCTAGAGCAGTTCGTAAGCTTTGTCCTCTTCCTTTTGAGGGAAATagtccataa